From the Hevea brasiliensis isolate MT/VB/25A 57/8 chromosome 15, ASM3005281v1, whole genome shotgun sequence genome, one window contains:
- the LOC131173840 gene encoding uncharacterized protein LOC131173840 — translation MYFDGAMNKSGAGIGVVLEAQNGEQLLMSKRLCFPTTNNIAEYEACICGLEALIAVGAKKVEVFGDSMLVVSHVKGEWELKEEKLRPYLEYAKKLLFSFEEVTMKHMPRAQNQIADALAMLASLWEKGDRSTDPIILMRSRIPCYEGLIIAHLDLEDEMKWYEDIRRYLEVREYPQSANSRDRATIHRLATQFTLAGGQLYKRFFEGLLLLCVTKSDASK, via the coding sequence ATGTACTTTGATGGGGCCATGAATAAGAGCGGAGCAGGTATAGGGGTAGTTTTGGAAGCACAGAATGGAGAACAATTGTTAATGTCAAAAAGGCTATGTTTCCCAACCACTAATAATATTGCAGAATATGAGGCTTGCATTTGTGGCCTGGAGGCATTAATAGCTGTTGGGGCAAAAAAAGTGGAGGTATTCGGAGATTCAATGCTAGTGGTTTCCCATGTTAAAGGTGAAtgggaattgaaagaagaaaagttgaggccATACCTAGAGTATGCTAAGAAACTATTATTTAGCTTTGAGGAAGTGACAATGAAGCACATGCCTAGAGCTCAGAACCAGATAGCTGATGCTCTAGCCATGCTGGCATCCTTATGGGAGAAGGGTGATCGGTCGACTGACCCGATTATCTTGATGAGGAGTAGAATCCCATGCTATGAAGGGTTAATAATAGCACATTTAGATCTAGAAGATGAGATGAAATGGTATGAGGACATAAGAAGATATTTAGAGGTAAGAGAATACCCACAGTCAGCCAATAGTagggatagagctacaattcatagattagccactcagttcACTTTGGCTGGGGGGCAACTCTACAAAAGGTTCTTCGAAGGACTATTGCTCTTGTGTGTGACGAAAAGCGATGCGAGCAAATAA